tttttattttttttattaatgaaccagtgcctcttgcactgttcaaaAGACATGAACAATGCAAACATGCCAATGAACAGTAAATTCATTAATGAACAGtaaccaaaaaattattttttattgttttcagtttttagcaaaataagcggatcccaaataGACCCTAAGTGTACACATTagtaaaacccaaaaattaaaaccaaagcACATGAGCAAATTTTAGAATGTGCGGCCAAACCCACCATTGTCTCTTCGTCCTCCACTCCCTATCGTCATCCACAAAATCCTCCCTATCGCACTACCATTGTTGAACCAACCATCAACCTATGGTGCATCACCACCAGAAACCCACCTTTAAGAAAACATCAAATCATGAGCCCAACATTCTCATCCGCAGTGAAAGCTAAGGGAGGTCACAATTGGAATGGAATATGTGCTTGTTGGGCATTCATGATATTCAGATTCATTTTGCAATAGCTCATTGCAAACTGATTTCATCATGTTAGAAAATGGGAGCTTCAATGTGTTTAACCTAGGAAGTGGAGACCAACTCATTATGACCTATACAGCTATGTTGATATCTCAGAGCACTAGCACTAGTCCTTCTATTACAGAAAAAGTGcatcattttacacatttttgctcaaaatctacCCACATCACTCCCTTTATACTgctgtttatttttaaaattgctacaataaccgtgtaaatatacacgattACTGTAGctttctatttgattttttaaaattttttctctatcttctcACCCATGTCAGTCTCCCTCTCCCCTGACTCTCTTCAGTGTTCAGTAGAAGAAGAATGAGGAAGAAgcaagaaggaagaaaaaggagaaagaagacCATTGTAACCCAACACCACTGCAACTCAACACCACCACCCTTGCCAACATCATCATAATCCAAACACAATCAAcccaaaatcaatgaaaatcaaaccaaaatcaaCTCAAACCCATCTCAAAATCAACCTAAAACAAAACCTCCAAATCAACCCAAGCCCAAGCAACTGCCGCTGCCGTTGCTATTGCCTCTGCCATGGAGGCTTGAATGCATTGCTTGCTGCTGCCATGAGAGAGAAAGGGCATCGTCCATGGAGGTGTGTTCAGATTTgggtagagagaaaaaaaaaattcagatgtGAAAAAGAGGGTGTGCGTGTTTAGACtccaaagagagaaagagagtgttTTGATGGGTAGGTGCCGTGCaagtgaaataataaaataatgataataaatgattatttaaagaAGATAGGGTGAAATcactgcacacccttggtgcgatagtcactctacaagtataagtgcttgtgaggtatgggggcaagggtcgggattcaagtctccaggagggagcttcacacacatatacacttagatcaGGTTAtggtagaattctatcttgtatattaaaaaaaaaagaaaaaaaaaagaaaaagatagggagtataatagataaactgatgtggatattttttacaaaatgaatgtgtaaaatagaaaaagtaggttgtTAAGctaaaatagaaggaaaattttagaaagaCTAATGCTAGGAAGTGGAGACCAACGCATTAAGACATGTGTAGCTGTGTTGATATCTcatgtttagtttttatatgTGTTTAAAAGCTGTGGGCCCGTTTGGTACGTGTGTTTaagcaataatttttcagttttttttgaaaatatgtgtgggtgaaaaagtgtgtggaaatacgtgtaatattgtttaaaaactgaaaacatgtgtttaattACATGTACCAAACATGCCCACAATGTTTGTGTTTAGTGGGCTTGTTTTACTTTGGCAGTATGTGCATGTCCCTGTTGTGCTGGCATGAGATTGTATACATGCATGTATTTTAGTATTTGGccttttcaaataaataaagggtAAATTACAGATTACTCACTTGTGGTTTGACTCAAATATAAGTTGCCtacttgtggtttaaaaattgacactttacccacttaAAGTTAGTTACGTTAGGCTTCCATAATCCACTTGTTAGAAAAAACgcattttaatttgaatacatAACATAAAATGGATCTAAAAGCTAGGGTTTGAAATTCTATGAACATTACACATGAAATTCCAAATAAGTGCAAAATGCAAGGTAAGCTCCAATTGACCATTTATAGGGCCCCCATCTACCACATGCAACCCATTTTCAACCAAATCCACACCACCTAAGCTCTAGCCCTCTCAATaaacatcatcttcttctttgcaGAGACAGAGAGATATTCATCTAGCTATAATGGGCCTCACGGAGCATGGATTTAGGCTGGGCTTGAAAGAAAGAATGATCCAGTCGAAAAGCTTTTGGGGATTTGTTAGAAGGTAGAACAAATAGAAATATACAGATAGAGCAACTAATTCGTGTTGCTTTTTTCTCATGGCAGATCTGCTACTTGTAAGAGgctgaaatttaaaagaaggaTTGGGCTCAGAGATGGACCTAGGTGGGGGCCTAAAGGGGTCTGGGCCCCTTctgggcccaaaaaaaaaattagtatgtaacattttcaaaaaaaagggCTTGGGCCCCCCTTGGTTTTTAGCTTAGGCCCCCCTTACCTCAACCATCCatatcccaaaaaataaaaataaaaagacttcGGCCCCCTCCAAATTTGTAAAACCTAGCCGGCCAGCCCATTGTCCACATGTAAAACTCAATAGTCCAAAACTCAGCCGTCTAGCccacatgtaaaaaaaaaaaaaagcgtaaGTTAAAAAATGTAAACCTAGGCTACCCTACCCAATAGTCCGAAAAGTATAGTCTCCaaacgggaaaaaaaaaaaaaaaaaaacctaattgcTAAAAGGCAACTGGCAAGACAGAGAGAGTGAGAAGCGAGAGACTAAGAGAGACTCTGCCACTACCCACGCCGTGAGCGAAGCCACTAAAACACGAGGTGAGAGCTTGTTGCTGCTGCCCACACTGTGACGCCGCCACCATGCGAGACCCATCCCACAGACCCACGCGACACCCATCTCGCCGTGACGCCATTGCTGGCTTTGATCTGCTCCACCCTTCACACTTCACACTCAACTGACTCAAGTATTTAATCTATCCttcaaaatctcaaaatctGTGCTTGTGGTGTTTGTGTTTTAGTGAATCTGTgcttgtgttatttttttttttttggcttgtagGCTTTGTGATTGTCTTTGTGTCTTTGTGAATTGTGACTCTGTGTTTGTGACTATCTCTCTTATATTatatagaaaagagagagagagagagagagagagagagagagagagagagagagagagagagagagagagagagagagagagagagagagagagagagagagagtagagtctCTAGAGATTTGAGAAAATATCAGAGTTTTTGTTGTGTGGTAGTTGGAGAATAAAATAGGGACAAGTCACAGCAATAGGAAAAGTGATTCAACTTTCAAGGAATTAAAATGCTAAAGTGTTTGTCGGTAGTGCATAATAAAATCTTAGTGTCGATAGTGTCCTTCGAAACAAAATGGAAATGATTTTTTGACGGACTCTTTGATGCTATACATTGAAAATGATATAGCTTCGACATTTAGTTTGGATTCAATCATAGATGATTTTAAAGATTTGAAAGAGCGTTGAGTTCCCTTTTTATAGATGgttgtattaagaaacaatagtgtttcatgtcttttgtttttgttggtagatgattgtatcttaatatattaagaaaaaatgatttttaagtatttgtcttggttgatagtttattaacaCTATATGGATgcgtatttgaattttttttttcacttgtctTCGGCCCCCTTAGCTTGAAATCTTGGGTCCGTCCCTGATTGGCCTAACAAGGTGCCTTAGTTGTGAAAAAGGGAGGGAGATTGGATTTTCTTTGTATACGTTTGGATAGGAATTATTTTCCTGCGTCTGGCGTTTtgcgttttcctttttttttttttttttgatgcatGCATTTCAGCTTTTAGGAGACAAAGTGCACTGTTCATACaatgttcatgggacccacaactactttatttagaaaatattaaaaatgggtcccacgttCACACGTTTAAAAATTagtttgctacagtgttttcaattttcaacaaaataagctgTATTCAAATTGACCTTTGTATCCATTCTTGCCATTGAAGCTTAGATAAAGTAAAATTGGAACTAAAAATGGCATTAATTCTGCTGCAATTCATCAAATGAAGCAAAAAGGAAGAAACCAAGATCAAGAGTATGAGATTTAATccaacagaaaaaaaaagaagagcgtatgtaaattttttttaaaggaaaatttttgtatttaatttatctCCTCTTATTGTAACGAAGAGTACTACTAGCTAGTGAAGTTGGAAATGGAATGGATGCCATGACAATTTGGCTATGCCCAGGAGCGTTGTTCAGTGTAAGGTTcatcaattttttgtaaaatttcacAACCCTAGCTTTTTGAtctattttatgtttaaattttgaattaaaatgtgttttttctAATAGAAAAGTTAAGGTAGGTTATGGAAGCCTAACATAATTAACTTTAAGTGGGCAAAGTGCCAACTCTTAAACCACAGATGGGCAACTCAAATTCGGCTAAAATCACATGTGGATTTAcccaaagataaaataaaataaataaagtttaaaaacaattaaaaaaaaaggttcatcaCTTAGTTATTAGGTTGAGAAAATGCTCACTCATTTTATGCTATTTTGAACCAACCAaacacttttttaattttgaaaatataataaaacggttttttgtttttatttccaaaaacaagttttcgaaaacaaaaaataaaaatagttaacAATCATGACCTAATTCTTCTACTGCCTttcccaaataaaataaagaccACAATATTTGCTTGCGAATCATAATTTCCAAAATCAATATTCATCTACCgtcttttgtatttttcccttGAGGCTGACACTTCTCAACAGTCATTTCGTTCAAGCACACATTTATAAGATGTGGACAATTGAATTGGGCATGGTCAAGGGTTGTCACTTTTCCGAGTTTTTAAGCTACTGTCCATTCCAAAGTTCTAACCGTGATTCACAATATTCGTGATAGGTAGTTAGGTACAGCACAAATTCAACGTGGAAGAACATGATGGTTTTCtgtgtacatttttttaattcccaAAATTAATCAATGAGAGCAAACATTAGTCCatgcaaaaattaattaattctaCAAAATAATGTACTAAAAATGATTGTGTAATCGGGTTCTTCCATGAACACATGTGAAGTGAGTATTCCAAACCGAGCTGGTTTCTCTTGTCATACCATGTAATTTGGCAGGAATTTTCTTTACAATTGAACAAATGGTCTtcgtttaattgtttaaatagTTCAGatttcacttttaaaaaaaatagatgacCACTGAGTACTAATCTGTCACGAGTTCttgtaaattattttctctaataaaatatatctaattttaaatgtcaaagtttttatttttattttttttataccaaccATGAATAAGATTGATATATCGACTGAGAATCTGTGACTAGCTagccaaataaaatataatggcACTAGTTTGTTTTCGGGGTACTGACTAAGACTAAGGTCCTTGGGTCTATACCACCTTGAACTTTCCTCAGAAAAAGTTCAGTGCTTTCTCCGCATTTTACATATGAAAACCAGTCAGACCCTGTTggacttgaaaaagaaaagctcAACCCCCCCAAATGCTCCACCAAATGTTAGGTGGAgcatattataaattataatatatctATTCTTATCCTACATCAATTGAGTTTTGTCAATCACAACTTTAATTAGCATTATTCTATAATTGTGAGCTTTTAGATGTAAATAACAAACTCTaaattaaacaataagattAGGCCCCACGTATATTTGAGATTTACATGCTTATTTCGGCACCTATAATTGTGAGCTTCCAGCCTTTCACAGTTTCACATCTTTCCATCATATGTTTGTATAATGAGTTCTTCTACGATTGCAAGCCACCACAAAATCTCACAACCACTCACAAGTTATATCTTGATCTATCATAAGTCAACACAAGATTATTGTACTACGAGAAATACTAAGAATTGTCGTTAAGCTACAAGGCTTTTGACCATTTATaacttaacaattattttaattattattatagtttgAGCCTCTACAAAGTTTGAGTGCAACTTTATTACgttgaaataagaaaatatattatacaaaaaaaaattcaacctatAATGTTCGCTCTATGAAATGTATTAAAGTaagtaaaatgaataaaaatgaaattaatggaATAATATTAAGTAACCTtgtttaaatgttttaaaataaatgaataaaaataaatagaagataAATAATCTTATTTGAGAGTAACATAaaaggaaatgaatgaaattattttatgacaatattactattagctctttattttaaaataaatgactatatatatatatgggtgtattttggaagttttagtaaaaaaattcattaattattttttttgataaataaaaaaaattgaaaaaaaaatctaatcctattaatatatatctttGGCCAATTATagctaattttttaaattgaaattcgATGTattctatctcaaaaaaaattctcctaatttaaaaaaaataaaaatttaaaattttaaaaaataataaaaaataattatttcattccccCTCCTTAAACTTTCGAATAAAAGAataaactttctattttttttattaaaacttcGAAAGAAGACGTGgaaacaacattttaaaattattgttttcgttactcttttatttattaatttattttcctcgTTAAACGCTAGTAGGTGGGCTAAAAATGGCTACAAGGTTCTAGTACCGTAGTGCGTCGGTTGGGTCTCCGCAAAGTAACGTCCACGTAGTTTCTCTGTTCATAAATCATAACGACAACAAACAACGTGTGGAGGGCAGACTAAAGTTGCCTGGTCTTGGACGTTGGTGCTAGTTTCGAgtctttttctaataatttccTCCACACATTTACAATCAGGAAAAACCATATTttcttttacccaaaaaaaagaaaaaaaaagaaaaaaaactagaaGTGCAAAGTGCAAAATGCAAATTAcggtttttttcattttatgcataaagtttcagaatttatatttttaaatatttaaataatttattaatcatAGCACGATGAAAATTACGTGCTATATAAGAACACTTGacgaaaaatatgaaaaagaaaactgtTGATGCAAACATAGTATGACCTCAAAAAGTAGAATCTAAAAATCTtattgaaaaattcagaaaaaaaaatcttattgaaaaaacaaatttaagattttgataatatttcacacaattttaaaattataattgaaatagtGTATTTAGTATCTATTTcagatccgtttattttgctgaaattaaaaactttttgttcAAAGTcctgtagataaagataaaaattaactaaaatagtactgtgaatcttataaatagtaccaaaaagtgtattAAAACCCATAATTAGTAGTAAAAATAAccgaatagtaaaataaattagcaAAAATATCTATTTCAAACACACTTAAAATAGGAAATGTGTAACTAAGAGgatgtttggtagagtagtttgagataagatttttgtagtttttgaaatacatgtgggtgaaaaaatgtataatattatttaaaatataaaaatatgaatttatgttAGCCTACCAAACGTTCCTAAATTATTTGcaataaaaactttgtttttgcaATAACCCTTTAAATCTTATTTAACAATAATTATGTGTACTGTGTATAGACTATAGTGCTCAAGAATTGAGTGCGTTCTCTTCTTGTGTCTACACTTTATTGTTGAAGCTTCCTCGCGCCCTTTTAGTGGTCAAAGCTGAAACACCGTTCTTTACTATTTGCTCTACCaactttaaatttaatatagtCCTTGTTTAAttcgttttttttattttattttattttatttattatataaaaaattcttttaaattttatattattttttggttgattagaTTTTCagcaatttatatatatagtagatcaAGCCACTCGTGGTTTTTAAGTTTCAGCTATGGAAGAAACTCCCGGGAAGAAAGTGTTAATCACCTCAGATGGTGATGAGATCTCAGAGAACATTGCTCTCCACTTAGCCAAACGGGGATGCAGGTTTGTGTATAACTCATTCTCAGGCCCTTGTATTTTTGCATGTTATTATCTATGTATGTATgcgtttggttgctgagaaaatggtGCAAAAATGAATAAAGATCTGAActttttgaataatttgtttcTGGGTTattcttattttgtttctttggcACATTTTTCTCACCAAAAAGATGGTTTAACCTGTAAAGAATATTGTTAATTTAGATAAAGTTGATTTCTTTACTGTTTTAATCAATTGGCCATGATGTTTGAATGAATTTTTGCTTGTTTTTGCACTTCTTACTAGCTTGGTTCTGATGGGCAATGAGAGCTGTCTTCGGAGTATAGCCGGAAAGATAAATGGTTCGGTGAAAGGTGTGAAGCCGGTGGAGGTGGTTGGTGTAGATATGGAGGAAGAGAGGGAGGGTCACTTTGCTGAGGCAGTAAACAAGGCATGCGTAATTTTGGGAAGTTTAGATGCTTTTGTTCATTGTTATTTCTATGAAGGTACAGCATATCTGTCTGGCTCAaagactatttttttattattaacacAATACTTTTCaatcttcttataaaaaaagtaGTTAATTGATAAGACTGCGCAGAATCTTTGGTTCTCTTTGtgcattttttaatttctccagCAACCACTCTTTGGAACTCAATATAGGATGATATTTCATCTAAAGTAGGTaactatattttaaaatttttttgggtgaaactCGTGTCCTATTTATTAACATTTATCCATAGGCCATAGCACATTTGATTTTGACTTCAGATAGACTAGAATGGCAGAAAAGAATACAGGTATCTGACCCGACTAGTCTTTTGAGGGTTATAGCtgatcccaaaattttgagactaaaGGATTGGTGGTGGTTGTGAGGAGCAGGGCAAAAGTTGAAGCCCCTTCCATATGTGGTTTTAATGGAGTTTGGACAAGGCTTTGGATAGTGAGTACTGTAATGGTCTTGGACCTTCATGACTGACTAGGGTGGGACATTTGAAATTATGGTATTTTCCTAAATTTACTATTTAAAGGAATTAAGTTCATTGCAATTCTTGTGCAAAGATTGTTAATGCATGTACATATATAAGTAGGGGTACAAGTTTTCTGTGGTTTAAGTAAAATATACTCTAGGCTCCTTCTTTGATTTGGATCAGAGCAGATTCTATTTGATCCATCATTCAGCATTAGCTTTTTGTctggttaaataaaaaaaaaacagtcaaGCTGCAATAGTTTAATTTTTGATATAGGGGTTGAAGGTCATTGTTGGGTTAGAATATTACTTGAATCTGCAAAGTGAAACCATTTGGAAGCTTTAAAGGTATAACAATGCAGAGGCTATAAGAAGGCAATTATATAAAGATCATGGTATTTTAACATGGGGATTGGCCTGGGAGAAGCCAAAGAATGCATTGGTCAATTACTTTGCTACCtagaattattatattttttcaccctcttttttttttttttttttgaataaatagtTGTTATTCTCAGATGCAAGTCATTGTGATGGGAATTTTCATAGAAATAAATTGTTAAGGTATGCATCATCATCGACAAAGAACTTGCATAAGTATAATTTCTAGAAACTGCTTGAATCAAAACATAAAAGTGTTTAATTGATGTGTTTCTAACTCAATACTGCtgggatttggatttttaacTTGGTGACCTGACAAAGAACGACAAATAACTGTATAGACATGTGGTGATGCTGCAATTTGTCACCACAAAAGAGGCAGAAAAAAGGATTGCCATCATGCAAATGGCAGTTTGTAGGAAGATAATCTAAAATATGTCTAACCATACCCTAGTTTGTATTAGtattgattttataaattttgatggGGCTCAACTAATGAATATTTCAATTTCTGAACAATCGTTGAACAGAAgaccaactgatttttttttttaatattatttttagggacattctttttcttcattttattttctgtttagtGGTTAACATTTATAATTGATTATATTTGTGATGCACTGGAGGTGAGGTAATAACAGATTTATCACTTCTGATTGAAACAGGAAAGATGCAAGAACACCTACAATTAGGTGAAGATGAGTTCAAAAAGATAATGAAGATAAATTTTATGGCTCCGTGGTTTCTGTTAAATGCTGTGGGAAGAAGAATGCGGGACTATAAGTCTGGAGGTTCCATTGTACTCTTGACCTCAATAATTGGTTCTCCAAGAGGGCTTTATCCAGGAGCTGCTGCATATGGTTCATGTTCGGCAGGACTGCAGCAGTTAGTCAGGGTAAGTTTATTGTCATAGAAGTAGTCTTTTACATCTCCAGCGCAtgtgttatattattttacttatgGTGGGATCTTCTGTCTAAATTTATATTCTGAACAGTAGAGTGAATTGAAAGACACATTTATGCGCATTGATTGTGAATTAACCTTGTTGACACGAAGGTTTATTATTGTAATGAGAATTTCTGACTTGAACCCTATGACAAATCTTTTAGGGTTCGTTtagatacagctgaaaactgaaaatactgtagcaaaataatttttaaatgtgtgaataatattgtgagacccatttttaataaaaagttgctGAAAGTGCACGTACAGTACGCGCTTAGTGCGTTGTCCCCTGAAAGTCTGAAACacgcaaaggaaaaaaaaaaagaaggaaagtgCTAAACGCGTCCCCACCCTTAGTGATGGGGTTGTCTGTTGATTGCCTCTACATTTGGTTAGCAGTAGCATTTGTGCTTCCAACAGTTTGACTTCTTCTTGTCATATTTGTTGctctatgagagagagagagctttctGAATTATTTGATTGTTGTAATTTTTCTGTAAGGTGTTTCACCGCTTGCTACAAGCATTTGGCTACATTAAGCAGAAAGCA
This genomic stretch from Castanea sativa cultivar Marrone di Chiusa Pesio chromosome 1, ASM4071231v1 harbors:
- the LOC142618363 gene encoding uncharacterized protein LOC142618363; the encoded protein is MEETPGKKVLITSDGDEISENIALHLAKRGCSLVLMGNESCLRSIAGKINGSVKGVKPVEVVGVDMEEEREGHFAEAVNKACVILGSLDAFVHCYFYEGKMQEHLQLGEDEFKKIMKINFMAPWFLLNAVGRRMRDYKSGGSIVLLTSIIGSPRGLYPGAAAYGSCSAGLQQLVRASALEIGRYKIRVNAIARGLHLQDEFPMSVGKERAEKFVSHAAPLERWLDVKTDLASTVSYLISDGSRYMTGTTVFVDGAQSLTRPRMRSFM